The following proteins come from a genomic window of Miscanthus floridulus cultivar M001 chromosome 2, ASM1932011v1, whole genome shotgun sequence:
- the LOC136540790 gene encoding early nodulin-like protein 8, whose translation MRMRARAALASSPVLLLLLLLVGGCAGAVYKVGDLDAWGVPPPSKPDVYKRWAKSIHFALGDSIWFLYPPSQDSVLQLAPEAFASCDLSRPVARLADGNSFFNLTAPGRAYYASGAPGHCRKGQKLWVDVPMANGTYLQPSATDLAALAPTPAADPPAGSAYASAPEGASASPAPRAAAAGSVVALCFALQILL comes from the exons ATGAGGATGCGTGCGCGGGCGGCATTGGCATCGTCGccggtgctgctgctcctcctgctcctggtGGGCGGCTGCGCCGGCGCCGTGTACAAGGTGGGCGACCTGGACGCCTGGGGCGTGCCGCCGCCGTCCAAGCCCGACGTCTACAAGCGCTGGGCCAAGTCCATCCACTTCGCGCTCGGCGACTCCATCT GGTTCCTGTACCCGCCGAGCCAGGACTCGGTGCTGCAGCTGGCGCCGGAGGCCTTCGCGTCCTGCGACCTGTCGCGCCCCGTGGCCAGGCTCGCCGACGGCAACTCGTTCTTCAACCTCACCGCGCCGGGCCGCGCCTACTACGCCAGCGGCGCGCCGGGCCACTGCCGCAAGGGCCAGAAGCTCTGGGTCGACGTCCCCATGGCCAACGGCACCTACCTCCAGCCCTCCGCCACCGACCTCGCCGCGCTCGCCCCCACCCCAGCCGCCGACCCGCCCGCCGGGTCCGCGTACGCGTCCGCGCCGGAAGGCGCCAGCGCCTCGCCCgcgccccgcgccgccgccgccggatccgTCGTCGCGCTCTGCTTCGCCCTCCAAATCCTCCTCTGA
- the LOC136535814 gene encoding bifunctional fucokinase/fucose pyrophosphorylase isoform X3: protein MTGDVLPCFDASNLHLPEDAACIVTVPTTLDVAANHGVVVASKDGGVDKETYSLCLVDDLLQKPTVSELVEGHAILDDGRALLDTGIIAARGKAWQDLVTLALSSSHTVIKELMTSNKELSLYEDLVAAWVPAKHEWLRKRPLGKELISALGKQRIFSFCSYDFSFLHFGTSVEVLDHLAGSYSGLVGRRHMCSLPETTACDIAATAIILSTKISSGVSIGEDSLVYDSVLCGRIRIGSQCIVVAVNISEFHGYNPQILNGSTCFTLPDRHCLWEVPLVSSAGRVLVYCGLHDNPKVSIKRDGTFCGKPWINVLEDLRIQDSDLWDSTSQDKCLWTAKLFPVISLPEMLNVGMWLMGSACDPDGKIASLWRKSQRISLEELHHAIDYRQLCTESSKHQADLAADIAKACLNYGLLGRNLFQLCEEMLQKDTRLAVYEELLSFFRSHRDQYPGLLPQSREYQVKMDLLRASGDLSTACVVEEKVWASIASETASAIKYGSKEPSSSNMSSNHGNLHPRKAVVELPVRVDFVGGWSDTPPWSLERPGCVLNMAISLQGSLPVGAMIETTEDHLGVRIKDDAGRNVYIDNLASISSPFKESDPFRLVKSALIVTGILGHKILSKSGLNIRTWANVPRGSGLGTSSILAAAVVKGLFQVMEDDESDDNVARAVLVVEQIMGTGGGWQDQIGGLYPGIKCTQSFPGQPLRLQVVPLLTTPQLIQELEERLLVVFTGQVRLAHQVLQKVVTRYLRRDNILISSIKRLAELAKIGREALMNGQLDELGGILLEAWRLHQELDPFCSNKLVDELFAFADPYCCGYKLVGAGGGGFALLLAKNPSCTKELRRALEESATLDVKVYDWNIAMPR, encoded by the exons ATGACCGGGGATGTTCTCCCGTGCTTTGATGCCTCCAACCTACATCTTCCTGAAGACGCCGCTTGTATTGTGACGGTGCCCACCACTCTGGATGTGGCTGCTAATCATGGAGTGGTTGTAGCATCAAAGGACGGTGGGGTTGATAAGGAGACCTATTCACTATGTTTGGTTGATGATCTCCTGCAGAAGCCGACAGTGAGCGAGCTTGTAGAGGGCCATGCCATCCTAGATGATGGGAGAGCACTGCTTGACACAGGAATAATAGCAGCAAGGGGTAAAGCGTGGCAGGACCTTGTTACCCTTGCACTTTCATCTAGCCATACCGTGATAAAGGAGCTCATGACTAGTAACAAAGAG CTCAGCTTATATGAGGATCTTGTGGCGGCATGGGTACCAGCCAAGCATGAATGGTTGCGAAAACGTCCATTGGGGAAGGAACTGATTTCTGCTTTAGGAAAACAAAGGATTTTCAGCTTTTGTTCAT ATGACTTCTCATTTTTACATTTTGGCACATCTGTGGAGGTTCTTGATCACCTGGCGGGTTCCTATTCAGGACTTGTAGGTCGAAGGCATATGTGCTCACTACCAGAGACCACTGCTTGTGATATTGCAGCGACAGCTATTATTTTGTCTACCAAGATTTCTTCTGGGGTCTCAATAGGAGAGGATTCATTGGTTTATGATTCAGTACTTTGTGGTAGAATAAGGATTGGCTCGCAATGTATTGTTGTTGCGGTGAATATAAGTGAGTTTCATGGGTACAATCCTCAGATACTCAATGGTAGCACTTGTTTCACATTGCCTGATCGACATTGCCTCTGGGAAGTACCTTTGGTAAGCTCTGCGGGAAGAGTTTTGGTTTACTGTGGTCTTCACGATAATCCAAAAGTTTCTATTAAGAGGGATGGGACGTTCTGTGGCAAGCCATGGATAAATGTCTTGGAAGATCTTAGAATCCAGGATTCGGATTTGTGGGATTCAACTAGCCAGGACAAATGCTTATGGACTGCAAAGCTTTTTCCTGTCATCTCTCTCCCAGAAATGCTTAATGTGGGCATGTGGCTTATGGGATCAGCATGTGACCCAGATGGGAAAATAGCTTCCTTGTGGAGAAAATCACAGAGGATCAGCTTGGAAGAGCTGCATCATGCTATTGATTACAGACAACTTTGCACCGAGTCGAGCAAGCATCAGGCAGATCTTGCAGCTGACATAGCCAAGGCTTGCTTGAACTATGGGTTACTCGGGCGTAATCTGTTTCAACTTTGTGAGGAAATGTTACAAAAGGATACACGTTTAGCAGTCTATGAAGAATTACTTTCATTTTTTCGAAGTCACAGAGATCAGTATCCTGGGCTTCTTCCTCAGAGCAGAGAATATCAGGTCAAGATGGATCTTCTTAGAGCTTCTGGAGATCTTTCCACTGCATGTGTGGTGGAAGAGAAAGTGTGGGCTTCCATAGCAAGCGAAACTGCGTCGGCGATAAAATATGGGTCAAAAG AGCCATCAAGCAGCAACATGTCTTCAAACCATGGAAATTTGCATCCCAGGAAGGCTGTTGTAGAATTACCAGTCCGTGTGGACTTTGTTGGGGGTTGGAGTGATACTCCTCCGTGGAGCTTGGAGCGTCCAGGTTGTGTTTTAAATATGGCAATAAGCTTGCAAGGAAGCCTTCCAGTTGGCGCTATGATAGAGACAACAGAAGACCACCTTGGAGTAAGAATCAAAGATGATGCTGGTAGAAATGTTTATATTGATAATCTGGCATCTATTTCTTCTCCATTCAAAGAAAGTGATCCATTCCGTCTTGTCAAGTCTGCTCTTATTGTTACTGGAATCCTTGGTCACAAGATATTGTCAAAATCAGGCCTGAACATTAGGACATGGGCTAATGTTCCTCGTGGAAGTGGACTGGGAACTTCTAGCATATTAGCAGCTGCTGTTGTTAAGGGACTGTTTCAAGTAATGGAAGATGACGAAAGCGATGATAATGTTGCTAGAGCTGTGCTAGTGGTGGAGCAAATAATGGGGACAGGTGGTGGGTGGCAAGACCAAATTGGTGGCTTATATCCTGGGATCAAGTGCACCCAGAGTTTTCCAGGACAACCATTACGGTTGCAAGTTGTTCCTTTGTTGACCACTCCTCAATTGATTCAGGAATTAGAAGAACGTCTCCTGGTTGTATTCACCGGCCAA GTAAGGCTCGCCCACCAAGTCCTGCAGAAAGTTGTGACTCGGTACCTCCGTCGCGACAACATCTTGATATCCAGCATCAAGAGGCTTGCTGAATTAGCCAAAATCGGGAGAGAAGCCCTGATGAATGGTCAATTGGACGAGCTCGGCGGCATATTGCTGGAGGCCTGGAGGCTGCACCAGGAGCTAGACCCTTTCTGCAGCAACAAGCTTGTGGACGAGCTGTTTGCTTTTGCCGACCCTTACTGCTGCGGTTACAAGCTGGTCGGAGCCGGTGGCGGTGGCTTTGCGTTGCTGCTTGCCAAGAACCCGAGCTGCACCAAAGAACTTAGACGGGCACTTGAAGAGTCTGCCACCTTGGATGTGAAGGTGTACGATTGGAACATCGCCATGCCACGGTGA
- the LOC136535814 gene encoding bifunctional fucokinase/fucose pyrophosphorylase isoform X2, with translation MVVRGMRPRSPRQRASWRRSTCSCFTPGATARGFPGRTPWGRRFSLCLTWPETIPMDLFRFCSITFLPSPPVQGGIFIMTGDVLPCFDASNLHLPEDAACIVTVPTTLDVAANHGVVVASKDGGVDKETYSLCLVDDLLQKPTVSELVEGHAILDDGRALLDTGIIAARGKAWQDLVTLALSSSHTVIKELMTSNKELSLYEDLVAAWVPAKHEWLRKRPLGKELISALGKQRIFSFCSYDFSFLHFGTSVEVLDHLAGSYSGLVGRRHMCSLPETTACDIAATAIILSTKISSGVSIGEDSLVYDSVLCGRIRIGSQCIVVAVNISEFHGYNPQILNGSTCFTLPDRHCLWEVPLVSSAGRVLVYCGLHDNPKVSIKRDGTFCGKPWINVLEDLRIQDSDLWDSTSQDKCLWTAKLFPVISLPEMLNVGMWLMGSACDPDGKIASLWRKSQRISLEELHHAIDYRQLCTESSKHQADLAADIAKACLNYGLLGRNLFQLCEEMLQKDTRLAVYEELLSFFRSHRDQYPGLLPQSREYQVKMDLLRASGDLSTACVVEEKVWASIASETASAIKYGSKEPSSSNMSSNHGNLHPRKAVVELPVRVDFVGGWSDTPPWSLERPGCVLNMAISLQGSLPVGAMIETTEDHLGVRIKDDAGRNVYIDNLASISSPFKESDPFRLVKSALIVTGILGHKILSKSGLNIRTWANVPRGSGLGTSSILAAAVVKGLFQVMEDDESDDNVARAVLVVEQIMGTGGGWQDQIGGLYPGIKCTQSFPGQPLRLQVVPLLTTPQLIQELEERLLVVFTGQVRLAHQVLQKVVTRYLRRDNILISSIKRLAELAKIGREALMNGQLDELGGILLEAWRLHQELDPFCSNKLVDELFAFADPYCCGYKLVGAGGGGFALLLAKNPSCTKELRRALEESATLDVKVYDWNIAMPR, from the exons ATGGTGGTTCGGGGGATGAGGCCGCGATCGCCGCGGCAGCGGGCGTCATGGCGAAGAAGCACGTGCTCTTGCTTCACGCCGGGGGCGACAGCAAGAGGGTTCCCTGGGCGAACCCCATGGGGAAGGCGTTTCTCCCTCTGCCTTACTTGGCCGGAGACAATCCCGATGGACCTGTTCCGCTTCTGTTCGATCACATTCTTGCCATCTCCTCCAGTGCAag GTGGGATCTTCATAATGACCGGGGATGTTCTCCCGTGCTTTGATGCCTCCAACCTACATCTTCCTGAAGACGCCGCTTGTATTGTGACGGTGCCCACCACTCTGGATGTGGCTGCTAATCATGGAGTGGTTGTAGCATCAAAGGACGGTGGGGTTGATAAGGAGACCTATTCACTATGTTTGGTTGATGATCTCCTGCAGAAGCCGACAGTGAGCGAGCTTGTAGAGGGCCATGCCATCCTAGATGATGGGAGAGCACTGCTTGACACAGGAATAATAGCAGCAAGGGGTAAAGCGTGGCAGGACCTTGTTACCCTTGCACTTTCATCTAGCCATACCGTGATAAAGGAGCTCATGACTAGTAACAAAGAG CTCAGCTTATATGAGGATCTTGTGGCGGCATGGGTACCAGCCAAGCATGAATGGTTGCGAAAACGTCCATTGGGGAAGGAACTGATTTCTGCTTTAGGAAAACAAAGGATTTTCAGCTTTTGTTCAT ATGACTTCTCATTTTTACATTTTGGCACATCTGTGGAGGTTCTTGATCACCTGGCGGGTTCCTATTCAGGACTTGTAGGTCGAAGGCATATGTGCTCACTACCAGAGACCACTGCTTGTGATATTGCAGCGACAGCTATTATTTTGTCTACCAAGATTTCTTCTGGGGTCTCAATAGGAGAGGATTCATTGGTTTATGATTCAGTACTTTGTGGTAGAATAAGGATTGGCTCGCAATGTATTGTTGTTGCGGTGAATATAAGTGAGTTTCATGGGTACAATCCTCAGATACTCAATGGTAGCACTTGTTTCACATTGCCTGATCGACATTGCCTCTGGGAAGTACCTTTGGTAAGCTCTGCGGGAAGAGTTTTGGTTTACTGTGGTCTTCACGATAATCCAAAAGTTTCTATTAAGAGGGATGGGACGTTCTGTGGCAAGCCATGGATAAATGTCTTGGAAGATCTTAGAATCCAGGATTCGGATTTGTGGGATTCAACTAGCCAGGACAAATGCTTATGGACTGCAAAGCTTTTTCCTGTCATCTCTCTCCCAGAAATGCTTAATGTGGGCATGTGGCTTATGGGATCAGCATGTGACCCAGATGGGAAAATAGCTTCCTTGTGGAGAAAATCACAGAGGATCAGCTTGGAAGAGCTGCATCATGCTATTGATTACAGACAACTTTGCACCGAGTCGAGCAAGCATCAGGCAGATCTTGCAGCTGACATAGCCAAGGCTTGCTTGAACTATGGGTTACTCGGGCGTAATCTGTTTCAACTTTGTGAGGAAATGTTACAAAAGGATACACGTTTAGCAGTCTATGAAGAATTACTTTCATTTTTTCGAAGTCACAGAGATCAGTATCCTGGGCTTCTTCCTCAGAGCAGAGAATATCAGGTCAAGATGGATCTTCTTAGAGCTTCTGGAGATCTTTCCACTGCATGTGTGGTGGAAGAGAAAGTGTGGGCTTCCATAGCAAGCGAAACTGCGTCGGCGATAAAATATGGGTCAAAAG AGCCATCAAGCAGCAACATGTCTTCAAACCATGGAAATTTGCATCCCAGGAAGGCTGTTGTAGAATTACCAGTCCGTGTGGACTTTGTTGGGGGTTGGAGTGATACTCCTCCGTGGAGCTTGGAGCGTCCAGGTTGTGTTTTAAATATGGCAATAAGCTTGCAAGGAAGCCTTCCAGTTGGCGCTATGATAGAGACAACAGAAGACCACCTTGGAGTAAGAATCAAAGATGATGCTGGTAGAAATGTTTATATTGATAATCTGGCATCTATTTCTTCTCCATTCAAAGAAAGTGATCCATTCCGTCTTGTCAAGTCTGCTCTTATTGTTACTGGAATCCTTGGTCACAAGATATTGTCAAAATCAGGCCTGAACATTAGGACATGGGCTAATGTTCCTCGTGGAAGTGGACTGGGAACTTCTAGCATATTAGCAGCTGCTGTTGTTAAGGGACTGTTTCAAGTAATGGAAGATGACGAAAGCGATGATAATGTTGCTAGAGCTGTGCTAGTGGTGGAGCAAATAATGGGGACAGGTGGTGGGTGGCAAGACCAAATTGGTGGCTTATATCCTGGGATCAAGTGCACCCAGAGTTTTCCAGGACAACCATTACGGTTGCAAGTTGTTCCTTTGTTGACCACTCCTCAATTGATTCAGGAATTAGAAGAACGTCTCCTGGTTGTATTCACCGGCCAA GTAAGGCTCGCCCACCAAGTCCTGCAGAAAGTTGTGACTCGGTACCTCCGTCGCGACAACATCTTGATATCCAGCATCAAGAGGCTTGCTGAATTAGCCAAAATCGGGAGAGAAGCCCTGATGAATGGTCAATTGGACGAGCTCGGCGGCATATTGCTGGAGGCCTGGAGGCTGCACCAGGAGCTAGACCCTTTCTGCAGCAACAAGCTTGTGGACGAGCTGTTTGCTTTTGCCGACCCTTACTGCTGCGGTTACAAGCTGGTCGGAGCCGGTGGCGGTGGCTTTGCGTTGCTGCTTGCCAAGAACCCGAGCTGCACCAAAGAACTTAGACGGGCACTTGAAGAGTCTGCCACCTTGGATGTGAAGGTGTACGATTGGAACATCGCCATGCCACGGTGA
- the LOC136540791 gene encoding mitochondrial import inner membrane translocase subunit TIM23-2-like: MADPRLYPTGSGSDDRRDAAYPGSERRLYNPYQDLNLPYRQLYDLPTSPEFLFKEEAVAQHRSWGENLTYYTGVGYLSGAVAGAALGLRDAARGAEPGEPAKIRANRVLNSCGSSGRRVGNTLGVIGLMYAGIESAMVAARDRDDWINSVVAGLGTGALFRAANGPRSAVVAGAVGGVLAGAAAAAKQVGKRYVPAL, encoded by the coding sequence ATGGCCGACCCGCGGCTGTATCCCACGGGGTCCGGGTCCGACGACCGCCGCGACGCCGCCTACCCCGGCTCCGAGCGCCGCCTCTACAACCCGTACCAGGACCTCAACCTCCCCTACCGGCAGCTCTACGACCTTCCCACCTCCCCGGAGTTCCTTTTCAAGGAGGAGGCCGTCGCGCAGCACCGGTCCTGGGGCGAGAACCTCACCTACTACACGGGCGTCGGCTACCTCAGCGGCGCCGTGGCCGGGGCCGCGCTGGGGCTCCGCGACGCCGCCCGCGGCGCCGAGCCCGGGGAGCCCGCCAAGATCCGGGCCAACCGCGTCCTCAACTCCTGCGGCAGCTCGGGGCGCCGCGTCGGCAACACGCTCGGGGTCATCGGCCTCATGTACGCCGGGATCGAGAGCGCCATGGTCGCCGCGCGCGACCGCGACGACTGGATCAACAGCGTCGTGGCCGGGCTCGGCACCGGCGCGCTCTTCCGCGCTGCTAACGGGCCGCGCTCGGCAGTCGTCGCCGGGGCTGTCGGTGGGGTTCTTGCTGGCGCCGCCGCGGCTGCCAAGCAGGTTGGGAAGAGATACGTCCCCGCCCTCTGA
- the LOC136535814 gene encoding bifunctional fucokinase/fucose pyrophosphorylase isoform X1: MDARPRRRRPRTAEEAAATLRKAWCRLRLSARDPARVPPWDAVVLTAASPQQAALYNRQLERARALGRFPASTAAIAVPDPDGARIGSGAATLHAVAALARHLAAQASKEEIGEFLSEEANGGSGDEAAIAAAAGVMAKKHVLLLHAGGDSKRVPWANPMGKAFLPLPYLAGDNPDGPVPLLFDHILAISSSARQAFNNQGGIFIMTGDVLPCFDASNLHLPEDAACIVTVPTTLDVAANHGVVVASKDGGVDKETYSLCLVDDLLQKPTVSELVEGHAILDDGRALLDTGIIAARGKAWQDLVTLALSSSHTVIKELMTSNKELSLYEDLVAAWVPAKHEWLRKRPLGKELISALGKQRIFSFCSYDFSFLHFGTSVEVLDHLAGSYSGLVGRRHMCSLPETTACDIAATAIILSTKISSGVSIGEDSLVYDSVLCGRIRIGSQCIVVAVNISEFHGYNPQILNGSTCFTLPDRHCLWEVPLVSSAGRVLVYCGLHDNPKVSIKRDGTFCGKPWINVLEDLRIQDSDLWDSTSQDKCLWTAKLFPVISLPEMLNVGMWLMGSACDPDGKIASLWRKSQRISLEELHHAIDYRQLCTESSKHQADLAADIAKACLNYGLLGRNLFQLCEEMLQKDTRLAVYEELLSFFRSHRDQYPGLLPQSREYQVKMDLLRASGDLSTACVVEEKVWASIASETASAIKYGSKEPSSSNMSSNHGNLHPRKAVVELPVRVDFVGGWSDTPPWSLERPGCVLNMAISLQGSLPVGAMIETTEDHLGVRIKDDAGRNVYIDNLASISSPFKESDPFRLVKSALIVTGILGHKILSKSGLNIRTWANVPRGSGLGTSSILAAAVVKGLFQVMEDDESDDNVARAVLVVEQIMGTGGGWQDQIGGLYPGIKCTQSFPGQPLRLQVVPLLTTPQLIQELEERLLVVFTGQVRLAHQVLQKVVTRYLRRDNILISSIKRLAELAKIGREALMNGQLDELGGILLEAWRLHQELDPFCSNKLVDELFAFADPYCCGYKLVGAGGGGFALLLAKNPSCTKELRRALEESATLDVKVYDWNIAMPR; the protein is encoded by the exons ATGGACGCGCGCCCGCGACGGCGGAGGCCGCGCAcggcggaggaggcggcggcgacgcTGCGGAAGGCGTGGTGCCGGCTGCGGCTGTCCGCGCGCGACCCGGCGCGCGTGCCGCCCTGGGACGCCGTCGTGCTCACGGCCGCCAGCCCCCAGCAGGCCGCGCTCTACAACCGCCAGCTCGAGCGCGCCCGCGCTCTCGGCCGCTTCCCGGCCTCCACCGCGGCCATCGCCGTCCCGGACCCCGACGGCGCCCGCATCGGCTCCGGCGCCGCCACGCTCCACGCCGTCGCCGCCCTTGCCCGCCACCTCGCCGCCCAG GCTTCCAAGGAAGAGATCGGCGAATTCCTTTCGGAAGAAGCAAATGGTGGTTCGGGGGATGAGGCCGCGATCGCCGCGGCAGCGGGCGTCATGGCGAAGAAGCACGTGCTCTTGCTTCACGCCGGGGGCGACAGCAAGAGGGTTCCCTGGGCGAACCCCATGGGGAAGGCGTTTCTCCCTCTGCCTTACTTGGCCGGAGACAATCCCGATGGACCTGTTCCGCTTCTGTTCGATCACATTCTTGCCATCTCCTCCAGTGCAaggcaagctttcaacaaccaaG GTGGGATCTTCATAATGACCGGGGATGTTCTCCCGTGCTTTGATGCCTCCAACCTACATCTTCCTGAAGACGCCGCTTGTATTGTGACGGTGCCCACCACTCTGGATGTGGCTGCTAATCATGGAGTGGTTGTAGCATCAAAGGACGGTGGGGTTGATAAGGAGACCTATTCACTATGTTTGGTTGATGATCTCCTGCAGAAGCCGACAGTGAGCGAGCTTGTAGAGGGCCATGCCATCCTAGATGATGGGAGAGCACTGCTTGACACAGGAATAATAGCAGCAAGGGGTAAAGCGTGGCAGGACCTTGTTACCCTTGCACTTTCATCTAGCCATACCGTGATAAAGGAGCTCATGACTAGTAACAAAGAG CTCAGCTTATATGAGGATCTTGTGGCGGCATGGGTACCAGCCAAGCATGAATGGTTGCGAAAACGTCCATTGGGGAAGGAACTGATTTCTGCTTTAGGAAAACAAAGGATTTTCAGCTTTTGTTCAT ATGACTTCTCATTTTTACATTTTGGCACATCTGTGGAGGTTCTTGATCACCTGGCGGGTTCCTATTCAGGACTTGTAGGTCGAAGGCATATGTGCTCACTACCAGAGACCACTGCTTGTGATATTGCAGCGACAGCTATTATTTTGTCTACCAAGATTTCTTCTGGGGTCTCAATAGGAGAGGATTCATTGGTTTATGATTCAGTACTTTGTGGTAGAATAAGGATTGGCTCGCAATGTATTGTTGTTGCGGTGAATATAAGTGAGTTTCATGGGTACAATCCTCAGATACTCAATGGTAGCACTTGTTTCACATTGCCTGATCGACATTGCCTCTGGGAAGTACCTTTGGTAAGCTCTGCGGGAAGAGTTTTGGTTTACTGTGGTCTTCACGATAATCCAAAAGTTTCTATTAAGAGGGATGGGACGTTCTGTGGCAAGCCATGGATAAATGTCTTGGAAGATCTTAGAATCCAGGATTCGGATTTGTGGGATTCAACTAGCCAGGACAAATGCTTATGGACTGCAAAGCTTTTTCCTGTCATCTCTCTCCCAGAAATGCTTAATGTGGGCATGTGGCTTATGGGATCAGCATGTGACCCAGATGGGAAAATAGCTTCCTTGTGGAGAAAATCACAGAGGATCAGCTTGGAAGAGCTGCATCATGCTATTGATTACAGACAACTTTGCACCGAGTCGAGCAAGCATCAGGCAGATCTTGCAGCTGACATAGCCAAGGCTTGCTTGAACTATGGGTTACTCGGGCGTAATCTGTTTCAACTTTGTGAGGAAATGTTACAAAAGGATACACGTTTAGCAGTCTATGAAGAATTACTTTCATTTTTTCGAAGTCACAGAGATCAGTATCCTGGGCTTCTTCCTCAGAGCAGAGAATATCAGGTCAAGATGGATCTTCTTAGAGCTTCTGGAGATCTTTCCACTGCATGTGTGGTGGAAGAGAAAGTGTGGGCTTCCATAGCAAGCGAAACTGCGTCGGCGATAAAATATGGGTCAAAAG AGCCATCAAGCAGCAACATGTCTTCAAACCATGGAAATTTGCATCCCAGGAAGGCTGTTGTAGAATTACCAGTCCGTGTGGACTTTGTTGGGGGTTGGAGTGATACTCCTCCGTGGAGCTTGGAGCGTCCAGGTTGTGTTTTAAATATGGCAATAAGCTTGCAAGGAAGCCTTCCAGTTGGCGCTATGATAGAGACAACAGAAGACCACCTTGGAGTAAGAATCAAAGATGATGCTGGTAGAAATGTTTATATTGATAATCTGGCATCTATTTCTTCTCCATTCAAAGAAAGTGATCCATTCCGTCTTGTCAAGTCTGCTCTTATTGTTACTGGAATCCTTGGTCACAAGATATTGTCAAAATCAGGCCTGAACATTAGGACATGGGCTAATGTTCCTCGTGGAAGTGGACTGGGAACTTCTAGCATATTAGCAGCTGCTGTTGTTAAGGGACTGTTTCAAGTAATGGAAGATGACGAAAGCGATGATAATGTTGCTAGAGCTGTGCTAGTGGTGGAGCAAATAATGGGGACAGGTGGTGGGTGGCAAGACCAAATTGGTGGCTTATATCCTGGGATCAAGTGCACCCAGAGTTTTCCAGGACAACCATTACGGTTGCAAGTTGTTCCTTTGTTGACCACTCCTCAATTGATTCAGGAATTAGAAGAACGTCTCCTGGTTGTATTCACCGGCCAA GTAAGGCTCGCCCACCAAGTCCTGCAGAAAGTTGTGACTCGGTACCTCCGTCGCGACAACATCTTGATATCCAGCATCAAGAGGCTTGCTGAATTAGCCAAAATCGGGAGAGAAGCCCTGATGAATGGTCAATTGGACGAGCTCGGCGGCATATTGCTGGAGGCCTGGAGGCTGCACCAGGAGCTAGACCCTTTCTGCAGCAACAAGCTTGTGGACGAGCTGTTTGCTTTTGCCGACCCTTACTGCTGCGGTTACAAGCTGGTCGGAGCCGGTGGCGGTGGCTTTGCGTTGCTGCTTGCCAAGAACCCGAGCTGCACCAAAGAACTTAGACGGGCACTTGAAGAGTCTGCCACCTTGGATGTGAAGGTGTACGATTGGAACATCGCCATGCCACGGTGA